From one Leishmania panamensis strain MHOM/PA/94/PSC-1 chromosome 9 sequence genomic stretch:
- a CDS encoding leucine-rich repeat protein, putative (TriTrypDB/GeneDB-style sysID: LpmP.09.0540), protein MATANGGFYRGSSPLLSLADASLAKASAPSAQGFARTLAVAPRMLPPVDAAAAVAAALPSGIPLDRYQAKLEECAELHRQVEKLTHTNEAVEQRLASCQAEAVQLRQAVHRLESVLQLQNEELLLLRDDRRQRGSGGGSREGAPAQMRMILPAAGAAAPSLARAYGRVGQGTSHSMVTATAADQAVILEYISASCYLGCPTHPQLIQCFFAATSGEALVATEPPLTYAQVSVLHRLLERQPSGSGAVAASTALKLSAFRAWASVHLRTLSVRFENECAGMSTLSDALLHSLPSLAHLEVWCVGNDAVLTKLTNALMGATQVRALSLPELAVGDEGLQALWCLLRTRDLMHAPYIIAEPTDTSGTDSLALNLCTLDLSACDVKDTLTLTQLYCPSAEVLLLPPTDRLTDSLLVEVLQRCPRLHTLDLSGCVRLTDACVDFLNSTAPQVRVLALEHCPHVHRLRLDHVEVLFSSLAHVHVLTSRSLRVLPLPVQQRAILLSLVAPRLSQVSLHGMLLNKEALRRFNGRTEEVGGCEERLRLASVTFSECTFASDDVFTRFLVSQTAVQKLCLYHCKGLSSACWTVSARSGLPTFMSLHTLELVNLRTLTDAALCKLIQACPALQQLNLHGAGWSHLTDISIRQLDQLAELRVLNLLALNPDLVTAPVVTAVARRLPQLQRLYHETAITSVRHSELMESGDTDASHRVGGVDITDASVPASVMVERSDAEVRWRAALRDYPLRLLRLQHHSALAMWTDLARVISPCTSRVSVAEAASEAVLTTTAASIEPDGSAIEVAEAAAAEPSKLFPEMVTRTMAAAIAASAASKTTLPPLTASAPPQQVPHWSSRTVDSLHHEAAPPPSVRSFEEVVPAHVDAGEFSQASPTQQQQQLDSPSSCSSSGSSVCTQNSMQEDSHEEAGRSVKRSLLQCANAAASACVQSHQRRSVRTSPSTSGTSRPSVTAAVAAAAAAVAPHADSLEDVAEVSMGPWEE, encoded by the coding sequence ATGGCGACCGCCAATGGTGGCTTCTACCGAGGTAGTAGTCCGCTCTTGAGCTTAGCAGATGCATCACTCGCAAAGGCCTCGGCGCCATCTGCGCAAGGCTTTGCACGCAccttggcggtggcgccaagGATGTTACCACCtgttgacgctgctgcggctgtcgcCGCAGCTCTTCCGTCCGGCATACCACTGGATCGATACCAGGCAAAGCTAGAGGAGTGCGCTGAGCTGCACCGTCAGGTAGAGAAgctgacacacacaaacgaggCAGTAGAGCAGCGTCTCGCGAGTTGCCAAgcagaggcagtgcagctgcgtcaAGCCGTGCATCGACTAGAatctgtgctgcagctccaaAATGAGGAACTTCTACTGCTGCGTGATGACAGACGCCAAcgtggtagtggtggtggcagcagagagggagcacCGGCCCAGATGCGAATGATCCTGCCAGCAGCTGGGGCCGCTGCACCATCGCTCGCCAGGGCCTACGGCAGAGTAGGCCAGGGGACTTCCCACTCTATGGTgaccgccacagcagctgacCAAGCAGTCATACTCGAGTACATTAGTGCCTCCTGCTACCTAGGCTGCCCGACCCACCCGCAGCTTATCCAGTGCTTTTTTGCTGCCACCTCTGGAGAGGCTTTGGTCGCAACGGAGCCGCCGCTTACGTACGCGCAGGTCTCGGTGCTGCATCGTCTGCTTGAGCGACAGCCCAGTGGCAGTGGGGCTGTCGCCGCTTCCACAGCCCTTAAGCTCTCTGCATTCCGCGCATGGGCGTCTGTGCATCTCCGCACCCTTTCTGTTCGATTCGAGAACGAGTGCGCCGGTATGTCGACTCTCTcagacgcgctgctgcattccctcccctccctcgctcatCTCGAGGTGTGGTGCGTAGGGAACGACGCTGTACTCACGAAGCTCACGAATGCGCTCATGGGTGCCACGCAGGTGcgcgcgctgtcgctgccggaGCTGGCAGTCGGTGACGAGGGCCTGCAAGCACTGTGGTGTCTACTTCGAACGCGTGACTTGATGCATGCACCGTACATCATCGCGGAGCCGACAGACACATCTGGCACCGACTCTCTCGCACTGAACCTGTGCACCCTCGACCTCAGTGCCTGCGACGTGAAGGACACACTCACTCTGACCCAGCTCTACTGTCCCTCTGCCgaggtgctgttgctgccaccAACAGACCGCCTGACGGACAGCCTCCTCGtagaggtgctgcagcgctgtcctCGGCTGCACACACTTGATCTCTCGGGCTGTGTGCGACTGACCGACGCGTGTGTCGACTTCCTCAACTCCACCGCCCCGCAGGTGCGAGTCCTTGCGCTGGAGCACTGCCCGCACGTTCACCGCCTCCGGCTAGATCACGTGGAGGTGTTGTTTTCTTCActcgcgcacgtgcacgtgctCACGAGTCGAAgcctgcgtgtgctgccactgccggtgcagcagcgcgccattctcctctctctcgtggcGCCTCGCCTGTCGCAGGTCTCCTTGCACGGGATGCTTCTCAAtaaagaggcgctgcggcggttCAACGGCCGCACTGAGGAGGTGGGCGGCTGCGAAGAAAGACTTCGACTCGCCTCCGTTACCTTCTCTGAGTGCACGTTTGCCAGCGACGACGTGTTCACACGGTTCCTCGTCTCGCAGACGGCTGTACAGAAGTTGTGCCTCTACCACTGCAAAGGACTGAGCAGCGCCTGTTGGACGGTGTCGGCAAGGAGCGGCTTGCCCACCTTCATGAGTCTTCACACGCTCGAGTTGGTCAACCTGCGGACTCTCACCGACGCAGCCCTCTGCAAGCTCATCCAGGCATGTCctgccctgcagcagctcaacCTTCACGGCGCGGGCTGGTCGCACCTGACGGACATCAGCATCCGCCAGCTAGACCAGCTAGCGGAGCTACGCGTGCTGAACCTGCTTGCCCTGAACCCGGACCTCGTGACAGCTCCTGTAGTTACTGCAGTTGCGCGACGCCTGCCGCAGTTGCAGCGACTGTACCACGAAACAGCCATCACCTCAGTGAGGCACAGCGAGTTGATGGAGAGCGGCGACACGGACGCATCGCACCGCGTTGGCGGCGTGGATATCACCGACGCATCGGTGCCAGCGTCGGTGATGGTCGAGAGGAGTGATGCAGAGGTGCGCTggcgagcggcgctgcgcgactACCCTCTTCGCCTGCTGCGGttgcagcaccacagcgcgcTGGCCATGTGGACCGATCTGGCGCGCGTCATTTCCCCATGCACCAGCCGTGTGAGTGTCGCTGAAGCCGCAAGTGAAGCTGTGCTcacgacgacagcagcgagcatTGAGCCTGACGGAAGTGCTATTGAGGTagcagaagcggcggcggcagagccGTCGAAACTGTTTCCAGAAATGGTCACCCGCACCAtggccgctgccatcgctgcctcgGCGGCGAGTAAAacaacgctgccgccgttgacCGCCTCTGCACCACCTCAGCAAGTGCCACACTGGTCGAGCCGTACCGTTGATTCACTGCACCAcgaagcagcaccaccgccatcagtGCGGTCCTTCGAGGAAGTGGTGCCCGCGCACGTTGATGCAGGCGAGTTTAGCCAAGCGtcgccgacgcagcagcagcagcagctcgactcgccatcgtcgtgctcctcctcaggCTCCTCAGTATGTACCCAGAACTCGATGCAAGAGGACAGTCACGAAGAAGCAGGTCGCAGCGTCAAGCGGTCACTGTTGCAGtgcgccaacgccgccgcatccGCATGCGTCCAgtcgcaccagcgccgctccGTGCGCACGTCACCAAGCACCAGCGGTACCAGCCGTCCCTCCGTGACTGCCGCagttgccgccgcggcagcagcagtagcaccaCATGCAGACTCCTTGGAGGATGTTGCAGAAGTGTCGATGGGGCCATGGGAAGAGTAG
- a CDS encoding hypothetical protein (TriTrypDB/GeneDB-style sysID: LpmP.09.0560) — MESTDASTNYNAHAASAFNLAEREERLVASLEAFLHAWAEGKRKDDRWHPVSSTTTAAMVAREDEQQQRAGSQPHLMLCASNGDAALHTTARMVATPSTSTSTMEYLATLPPCLPVPLPRSFRPNEMMPGVYLGSWSDIGINVLELARRLSDASTSTYESSLCPGSRSRQRLVLLVRACPLKGIVTPRLELRVTWRREGTRRSRLSTGKAVPAPARLLQQPSKRPLATHSGQRPDEDVVVSHMSLNEVYKRVCAVVATEAADLTVAAGVRRAEVMGSRESEDYHHAGPRTGASSSAISSGVSTVARWLCPDSPLSSPSRSALPDRATAANVPSGCTPADWRVFVRAMQWVLTEEASVYTPAGAALKREEVAETAAETAHCRCSGKATAELRYWRLILPILDSPGTRMQHYTPMTTLIMHAALALEEHPQGRAWLQGQQRQVVRNNAPASDGRAVVVDIAGDVGRCEEKSAGAAEAIVFPCVAVHCQAGKSRSVAFVAAFLLQEWMWWYRGCYPLITAGTDTITAEQQQQQRSRQGNIARRLVDTVLSHLRRRRLCIDINLGFDAQLWEMMGAFVRSL, encoded by the coding sequence ATGGAGTCCACTGATGCCAGCACTAACTAcaacgcgcacgcagcaTCAGCATTTAACTTGGCTGAGCGAGAGGAACGCCTGGTCGCCTCCCTCGAGGCCTTCCTGCATGCCTGGGCGGAAGGGAAACGAAAAGACGACAGATGGCACCCAGTGTCATCCACGACTACAGCAGCAATGGTCGCACGAGAAGatgagcaacagcagcgcgccggcTCACAGCCCCATCTGATGCTCTGTGCAAGCAACGGCGATGCGGCATTGCATACAACTGCTCGAATGGTGGCAACGCCCTCCACATCCACCTCGACGATGGAGTATCTCGCCACACTGCCTCCCTGCCTTCCTGTCCCACTGCCACGCAGCTTTAGGCCCAATGAGATGATGCCTGGCGTCTATCTCGGGTCGTGGAGCGACATTGGCATCAACGTGCTTGAACTAGCACGGCGTCTTAGTGATGCGTCGACCAGTACGTACGAGTCCTCATTGTGCCCAGGCTCTCGGTCGCGGCAACGTCTCGTGCTACTGGTGCGCGCCTGTCCACTGAAGGGAATCGTTACACCACGACTAGAGCTGCGCGTGACGTGGCGCCGCGAAGGCACgcggcgctctcgcctcTCCACAGGAAAAGCGGTCCCTGCTCCAGCcaggctgctgcagcagccgtcaAAACGGCCGCTCGCCACTCACAGCGGGCAGCGCCCCGACGAGGACGTTGTGGTGTCGCACATGTCCCTCAACGAGGTGTAcaagcgcgtgtgtgcggtggtggcgacggaggCAGCAGATCTGACAGTTGCAGCTGGCGTCAGACGCGCCGAAGTTATGGGGTCACGAGAAAGCGAGGACTATCACCACGCAGGCCCTAGAACCGGCGCTTCCTCAAGCGCCATATCCTCGGGGGTCAGCACAGTTGCCAGGTGGCTCTGCCCAGactcgccgctctcctccccctcgcgGAGTGCGTTACCGGACAGGGCAACAGCGGCCAATGTTCCGTCCGGCTGCACACCAGCGGACTGGCGTGTGTTTGTGAGAGCAATGCAGTGGGTGTTGACGGAGGAGGCATCGGTGTACACACCGGCGGGCGCTGCGttgaaaagggaagaggtcGCCGAGACTGCTGCTGAAACGGcacactgccgctgctcaggGAAGGCGACGGCGGAACTTCGCTACTGGCGCCTCATTCTCCCAATTCTCGACTCCCCTGGAACTCGCATGCAGCACTACACTCCCATGACAACTCTGATCATGCACGCTGCTCTGGCACTTGAGGAGCACCCGCAGGGACGCGCGTGGCtgcaagggcagcagcggcaggtcgTCCGCAACAATGCACCTGCGAGCGATGGccgtgctgtggtggtggacatCGCCGGCGATGTGGGCAGGTGTGAAGAAAAgagtgctggcgctgccgagGCGATCGTCTTTCCCTGTGTGGCTGTGCACTGCCAGGCCGGCAAGTCACGCTCCGTTGCCTTTGTGGCCGCCTTCTTACTGCAGGAATGGATGTGGTGGTACCGCGGCTGCTACCCCCTCATCACTGCAGGCACGGACACCATtacagcagagcagcagcagcagcaacgtaGTCGGCAAGGCAACATCGCGCGGCGCCTCGTCGACACCGTTCTGTctcacctgcgccgccgccgtctgtGCATCGACATCAACCTGGGCTTTGACGCGCAGCTGTGGGAGATGATGGGCGCCTTTGTGCGGAGTCTCTGA
- a CDS encoding hypothetical protein (TriTrypDB/GeneDB-style sysID: LpmP.09.0530), with amino-acid sequence MSAAVQTLATVMATDMIYYAGDPTVLTANVASNRIVQTLQSSRSDQLTARVAIHAQLREAFKSADVQQRLKPFLSDGEDIQMYVQDAKARARFFSQKQQELQHDILQSEEQRQLKEAHGELAAWERENAVLLRHQMFMTYMPSQALLLESAATVALYRQYATLEEGQYTSDSSDGEVPAMLKKMGGKAYFTQSAQPFEVDAHNKMFSQQVLQNKRVEYEQMREKVAQLRQALEECPTVKRLEAFVELRNDIFAEYGIDRLASLCSRKDKEMANPNEGGVDASLHGLPADNEYVSSSRVAQYSLPKIVDAAYKNYLNVLSMDDWDAMLKRTNSSAREVIEKIKPIKDKETFRYWFLSCITADVPQMGPNKIVGQKATTLEDYKKFWAPQKSNYVPSLTSSRGIFGSKVADRHGLPHFLILAPVTYRYRENNDPNAVKTGTIDLMVYDATNEKVLLMLTNSSDERRPRAAFLNAQEERYRFAAVVRSAITYENQYHGFECEGTVAEYFFDTKEGPEENYYCIMAPHRVYNKQSNKVEVPMKALRPFTSCPPRYFLLGSNWGVSAGTSRNPYPASYAHVELNEYAVSLSNVIPDGFISSKVLPQLLSRAEGIQKLEEEKKRQQRAEAEKPQPSPRALSRTPRGSAATPHQSTSTPSLDNNAAEILAEENMRGPGEEEDPLSPVVPKDVLQPVRDELLKQRPSWRSPAYIQLRARDSSLKQLPAVKDGHLRTPLSVFNNLMKEKHGEDAPPMSAPTSARRSTEPPSSCTASGL; translated from the coding sequence TTGGCCACGGTCATGGCGACCGACATGATTTACTACGCTGGCGACCCAACGGTGTTGACCGCGAATGTGGCGAGCAACCGTATAGTGCAAACACTACAGTCCTCGCGCTCCGACCAGCTCACGGCCCGCGTCGCCAtccatgcgcagctgcgcgaggcctTCAAAAGTGccgatgtgcagcagcgtctcaaGCCTTTCCTCAGTGATGGAGAAGACATACAGATGTACGTGCAGGACGCCAAGGCTCGCGCCCGCTTCTTCTCccagaagcagcaggagctgcagcacgacaTCCTGCAGAGCGAGGAACAGCGacagctgaaggaggcgcacGGTGAGCTGGCCGCCTGGGAGCGCGAAAACGCcgtgctgctccgccaccaGATGTTCATGACGTACATGCCatcgcaggcgctgctgctagaGAGTGCGGCGACCGTCGCCCTCTACCGCCAGTACGCCACTCTTGAGGAGGGCCAGTACAcaagcgacagcagcgacggagaAGTGCCGGCGATGCTGAAGAAGATGGGCGGCAAGGCGTACTTCACGCAGTCGGCACAGCCGTTCGAAGTGGACGCGCATAATAAGATGTTCAGCCAACAGGTTCTGCAAAACAAGCGGGTCGAGTACGAGCAGATGCGCGagaaggtggcgcagctccgccaagCACTGGAGGAATGCCCGACAGTGAAACGACTGGAGGCGTTTGTGGAGCTGCGTAACGACATCTTTGCCGAGTATGGCATCGACCGCCTCGCCTCGCTGTGCAGCCGTAAGGACAAGGAGATGGCCAACCCAAACGAGGGCGGCGTGGATGCCAGCCTGCACGGCCTGCCTGCCGACAACGAGTACGTCTCATCCAGCCGCGTGGCACAGTACTCGCTGCCCAAGATCGTGGATGCGGCCTACAAGAACTACCTCAACGTTCTCTCGATGGATGACTGGGATGCAATGTTAAAACGCAcgaacagcagcgcgcgggAGGTAATTGAGAAGATTAAGCCCATTAAAGACAAGGAGACATTCCGGTACTGGTTCTTGTCCTGTATCACGGCAGATGTACCACAGATGGGTCCGAACAAGATCGTTGGCCAGAAAGCAACGACGCTGGAGGACTACAAGAAGTTCTGGGCACCGCAGAAGTCGAACTACGTCCCTTCCCTCACCTCCAGCCGAGGCATCTTTGGCAGCAAAGTTGCCGACCGCCATGGTCTGCCGCATTTCCTCATCTTGGCTCCCGTTACGTACCGCTACCGTGAGAACAACGACCCGAACGCCGTCAAGACCGGCACGATTGATCTTATGGTGTACGACGCGACGAACGAGAAGGTACTGCTGATGCTAACAAACTCGTCGGACGAGCGCCGCCCGCGGGCCGCCTTCCTGAACGCGCAGGAGGAACGCTACCGCTTTGCAGCCGTGGTGCGCTCGGCGATCACTTACGAGAACCAGTACCATGGATTCGAGTGCGAGGGTACGGTGGCTGAGTACTTCTTCGATACCAAGGAGGGGCCGGAGGAGAACTACTACTGTATCATGGCCCCACACCGCGTCTACAACAAGCAGTCCAACAAGGTTGAGGTGCCGATGAAGGCACTCCGCCCCTTTACGTCCTGCCCACCGCGCTACTTTCTTCTCGGGTCAAACTGGGGCGTGAGCGCCGGAACGAGCCGCAACCCGTACCCGGCCAGCTACGCGCATGTAGAGCTGAACGAGTACGCCGTCTCTCTCAGCAACGTTATCCCAGACGGCTTCATCTCTAGCAAGGTGCTGCCACAACTACTGAGCCGCGCTGAGGGCATACAGAAGctcgaggaggaaaagaaacgtcagcagcgggcggaggcggaaaagccgcagccgtcgccgcgcGCCTTGTCCCGCACCCcacgcggcagcgcggcgacaCCGCACCAGTCCACTtccaccccttccctcgACAACAACGCCGCTGAAATCCTCGCTGAGGAAAACATGCGCGGCCcgggtgaagaagaggaccCGCTGAGTCCTGTAGTCCCCAAGGACGTGCTGCAACCGGTGCGCGACGAACTGCTGAAGCAACGCCCCTCCTGGCGGAGCCCCGCCTACATCCAGCTCCGCGCACGCGACTCCAGCCTCAAGCAGCTGCCGGCCGTCAAAGATGGCCACTTGCGCACCCCGCTGAGTGTCTTCAACAATCTTatgaaggagaagcacgGCGAGGACGCGCCGCCAATGTCGGCGCCGACCAGTGCGCGTCGCAGCACCGAACCGCCGTCGAGCTGCACCGCAAGCGGTCTGTGA
- a CDS encoding hypothetical protein (TriTrypDB/GeneDB-style sysID: LpmP.09.0550), translating into MISPTHSNASNTRSRRHHTPLLQERSNSLTRRQEMLKRQSSQSSTSPSASHQQEAYSDAAMPGTTLVCGVRSAFPLIPLSTEAQMTSDSAVHEATSSASSSSPPRGVPILRRPSSPTAATLFQRQHSASGVNEPCMSSGTNLGGLPPVLCLHNRIPRDAPGRPPRVRLHEGEQDQHAGFDAEAGAEEDSLHEEPEEDEEDEAEDTRSTGTDAASPLESASHCSDAGTERLGVVAETIQPLVVSNSNTSPRASKKRALSRSHAVPARVSVHVITETIMANTPQGHRSIHCDGSSPEGLGDDQRDSAEAHERNSRYLTHEPVEYHTDSDEDLCEPQPTNRPRLRSDHAQHEQAVVSPYVVTATTAHRRCVQATNAEASSMKTNTTSAILAAQLLARTEGRHCAAGTGEETLVKRGEAMPAILQTVGPRVMSASSVDQARQQCTGRVNIDAGAAKVEEAHPALWQTPEQRMMSASEARHRGSQQAVESEAPWYTDADQQPSVLKTVGSYSLSRSSADRSRTNSRRSICASLLEHPSDRLFPAEKLLTARQTLHIRAAEDSADLLRPRRASRRSSDKASSYSPGAPQENCTAGATLPPRVPVGKAAAKRRYSHASWHSSYTSTNDGGEEYGSHPSLAGRTAPKVAATSTALGAGDRRRSKVDEVDPVRWLHLHKVEEEDDKDQINEMNGSKYSGEEQHAAEAEATGGGDADESCMPQDHLQVPASFVGLEQIRPYRPMAHEGSSEDYRDGYPNVHEEVDDSTEYISCYDVACQTSQHLLNTSREECQERPQTWQGAGGEGDVGKTDSPTPHYVGASRWMCAAGVCPKCHPSRQSRNDSSGGVGRRRKPMWPFVPCSSLGYSAPPHLVLWQKHQGLAAATTADRAARLPPLLSSSASLSRTHPRRSPASSRQQHAQRASSARQHNNTYTSSSSGSCRHYRRDHYSPIVTSYQGGYCFTREWDAQQQQRHRQLGELQMEHKARRGGTRAAYTPLLLLTSHDMQSRARAAGKEPGKYRYCNLESQEMMVHTGFGRADLELEIYNDTLHGAPLIKEQQDDDDNAVKAIENRKDREASVQTKLRCPAPPAVAAVVAAADSSNRHSRPTPPAADDSAKASRSRVY; encoded by the coding sequence ATGATCTCTCCAACGCACAGTAATGCGTCGAACACACGCAGCCGACGCCACCACACACCGCTGTTGCAGGAGCGCAGCAACTCTTTGACTCGACGGCAGGAGATGCTGAAGCGTCAAAGCAGCCAGTCCTCTACCTCGCCCTCCGCATCGCATCAGCAGGAGGCGTACTCGGATGCAGCTATGCCGGGCACTACCCTCGTGTGCGGTGTGCGCTCCGCGTTCCCGctcatccctctctccaccgaAGCGCAAATGACAAGCGACAGTGCGGTGCATGAGGCAACGTCGTCGGCCTCTTCGTCTAGCCCACCACGCGGTGTACCGATCCTGCGTCGTCCATCATCTCCGACCGCGGCTACCCTCTTCCAGCGCCAGCACTCCGCCAGCGGTGTGAATGAGCCTTGcatgagcagcggcaccaactTGGGGGGATTACCACCTGTCTTATGCTTGCACAATCGTATACCTCGTGACGCGCCTGGTAGGCCcccgcgtgtgcgtctgcacgAAGGAGAGCAAGACCAGCATGCAGGTTTCGATGCGGAAGCCGGCGCTGAAGAGGACAGCCTCCATGAGGAGCCAGAGGAagatgaggaagacgaggcagAGGACACAAGGTCCACCGGCACCGATGCTGCGTCGCCCCTTGAGAGCGCTAGTCATTGCAGTGACGCAGGCACAGAGCGCCTCGGCGTCGTTGCGGAGACGATTCAACCGCTTGTTGTGTCGAACAGTAATACATCACCTCGAGCCTCTAAGAAGCGCGCGCTCTCCCGTTCGCATGCGGTACCGGCGCGCGTGTCGGTGCACGTCATCACGGAAACCATCATGGCCAACACACCTCAAGGGCATCGCAGTATTCATTGTGACGGCAGCAGTCCGGAGGGACTCGGTGACGACCAGCGCGATAGCGCAGAAGCGCATGAGCGCAACAGCCGCTACCTGACGCACGAGCCAGTTGAGTACCACACGGACAGTGACGAGGATCTGTGTGAGCCGCAGCCGACGAACCGACCTCGCCTCCGCAGCGACCACGCGCAGCACGAACAAGCAGTCGTGTCGCCATATGTGGTGACTGCGACGACGGCTCATCGGCGGTGTGTTCAGGCCACGAACGCCGAGGCATCCTCGATGAAGACAAACACAACGAGCGCCATCTTGGCCGCGCAGCTTCTCGCGAGGACGGAGGGGCGCCACTGCGCTGCGGGTACTGGAGAAGAGACGCTCGTTAAGCGTGGTGAAGCCATGCCAGCCATCCTGCAGACGGTTGGGCCACGCGTGATGTCAGCATCCTCAGTTGATCAGGcccggcagcagtgcactgGCAGAGTCAACATcgacgctggcgcagcgaAGGTAGAAGAGGCGCATCCAGCTTTGTGGCAGACGCCGGAGCAGAGGATGATGTCTGCCTCCGAGGCGCGACATCGTGGGAGTCAACAGGCCGTGGAGTCTGAGGCCCCATGGTACACGGACGCCGATCAGCAACCGAGCGTGCTTAAGACGGTAGGCTCGTACAGCCTCTCGCGCTCCTCTGCTGATCGATCGCGGACAAACTCGCGGCGCAGTATatgcgcctccctcctcgagCACCCCTCCGACAGACTTTTCCCAGCAGAAAAACTGTTGACCGCCAGACAGACTCTTCACATAAGGGCAGCAGAGGATAGCGCCGACCTGCTGCGACCCCGACGCGCCAGTCGCCGCTCCTCAGACAAGGCATCTTCCTACTCGCCTGGGGCGCCACAGGAGAACTGCACCGCCGGTGCCACCCTACCGCCTCGCGTGCCGGTAGGCAAGGCTGCCGCAAAACGTCGCTACTCCCACGCCTCTTGGCACTCATCCTACACGAGCACCAACGACGGTGGGGAGGAGTACGGCAGCCATCCGTCGCTGGCAGGGCGAACGGCCCCtaaggtggcggcgacgagcaCGGCATTGGGTGCAGGTGACCGCCGCAGGAGCAAGGTGGACGAGGTCGATCCGGTGCGTTGGCTGCACCTACAcaaggtggaagaggaggacgacaagGATCAGATCAACGAGATGAACGGCAGCAAATAcagcggcgaggagcagcaTGCCGCAGAAGCCGAAGCTACGggaggtggcgacgccgacgagAGTTGCATGCCGCAGGATCACCTGCAGGTGCCAGCGAGCTTTGTGGGGCTGGAGCAGATCCGTCCCTATCGCCCCATGGCGCACGAAGGCAGCAGTGAAGACTACCGGGATGGGTACCCCAACGTCCATGAAGAGGTAGATGATAGCACAGAGTACATCAGCTGCTACGACGTGGCCTGCCAAACATcgcagcacctgctgaaCACGTCGCGAGAAGAGTGCCAGGAACGACCGCAAACCTGGCAAGGGGCGGGTGGCGAGGGCGACGTCGGCAAGACAGACTCACCGACCCCTCACTACGTTGGTGCAAGCCGGTGGATGTGCGCTGCCGGTGTTTGCCCAAAGTGCCACCCCAGCCGGCAGTCGAGgaacgacagcagcggtggtgtcggGAGGCGCAGAAAGCCGATGTGGCCATTCGTCCCGTGCAGCAGTTTGGGGTACAGCGCCCCACCTCACCTTGTCTTGTGGCAGAAGCACCAGGGGCTAGCGGCCGCGACTACTGCAGACCGCGCCGCACGCCTCCCACCACTGCTGTCATCTTCAGCCTCATTGTCCCGCACGCACCCTCGCCGTTCGCCTGCATCgtcgcgccagcagcacgctCAAAGGGCATCGTCTGCACGGCAGCACAACAACACGTATACTAGCAGTAGCAGTGGCAGTTGTCGTCACTACCGCCGCGACCACTACTCACCTATCGTCACCTCCTACCAGGGTGGGTACTGCTTCACGCGCGAGTGGgacgcacaacagcagcagcggcaccgtcagCTGGGTGAGCTGCAGATGGAGCATAAAGCGCGCCGCGGGGGAACCAGGGCAGCATACACTcccttgctgctgttgacAAGCCATGACATGCAGTCGAGAGCGCGGGCTGCCGGTAAGGAGCCCGGAAAGTACCGCTACTGCAACCTGGAGTCGCAAGAGATGATGGTGCACACAGGGTTTGGCCGCGCAGATTTAGAGCTAGAGATCTACAACGACACGCTACACGGGGCCCCTCTCAtcaaggagcagcaggatgACGATGACAACGCGGTGAAGGCAATTGAGAACCGAAAGGATCGGGAGGCCAGCGTGCAGACAAAGCTGCGTTGCCCGGCGCCTCCGGCAGTAGCGGCGgttgttgccgccgcagACAGCAGCAACCGCCACAGCAGACCCACACCTCCGGCCGCCGACGACTCAGCCAAAGCGAGTCGGTCGAGGGTGTACTGA